The DNA window TGCACCGGATTGTCGATCGGTTGCTTATTCGCGGCGAGAAGTACAAAGGAGAGAGCTACGAGAAGGTCGAAAAGGTCGGCCTGCATTGCAGCGAAATGGCACGTCGAGCCGAGAAGGCCGAGCGCGAACTGACCAAGCTCAAACTGCTGCAGTATATGGAGCAGTTCGTCGGGCACGAATTCGATGCGGTCGTTACCGGTGTCGAGCGATTTGGTCTGTTCTGTCAGTGCCTCGAAGTGCCTGCCGAAGGAATGATCCACATCAGCGTGCTTTCGGACATCGACCAGTTCTACTTCGAGCGGGAGTCGCACAGCTTGATTGGCAAGCGGACGAACTTGCGTATCCGGCTGGGAATGTCGGTACGGGTGAAGATCGCCCATGTCGATGTCGACCGGCGCGAACTCGACATGAAGCTGATCCGGATGCTCAACGACACCGGGAAGCCAGCGTCGGCAAAGAAGCCCGGCCTGAAGAAAAAGCGGATCAAACGCAAGTCGTCCAAACCGCAGCAGCAGCAAACGAAGAAGCAGCCGCCGCGGAAACGCAAACAGTAATTCGGCAGAGAGAGCCAGGCGTCCACTCCGGTTCATCAACAACAAAGCCCCGGCAATTCCAGCCGGGGCTTTGTTGTTGGTTTAGACGACGGAGGTTGGAACTACTCAGCGATCTTGTAGCAGAGCAGGAGATCCTGATCGCGGAGGAAGAGTTTTCCATCGGCGACAACAGGACGAGCCCAGGCGTTTTTCCCGCTTCGTTCCGGCTGGTCGAATTGGCCAAGCTGTTCAAACGCGTTGGGGTTCGCACTGATCAGGTACATCGGGCCGCGCTCGCTGCGGAAGTATAGGCAGCCATCAGCATAGGTGATGGCTCCCTTCCCATTTCCGGAAAGCCGCTCCTGCCACGTTGGTGTTCCGGTCTGTGCGTTGAGGCAGGTCAGAATATTGTCGTTCGCTCCGTAAATGTAGCCGTCGAGTTCGACCATCCCGCCGTGATGGTTCTTCATTTTCTCTGTTTTGTAAGCCAGCTTGGGCTTCGTGATGTTTCCGCTGAAATCAAGCAATGCGCCCCCCGTGCCGTAACCGGAGGCGTAGAAGATCGACTCGTCCAGCTCGATTGGGGAACTGCAGTTGGCCGTATCATTGGCCGCGTTGTCATCGCCCCAGAGAGCCTGGCCGCTCGAAGCATCAACGGCAAACAGCCCACTGTGGCAGAAGTTTACGTACTGCTTCCGTCCGCGAAGATCGGCAACGATGGCCGAGGCGTATCCCGCCTTCGGATTCTGCGGCACCCTGCACTGCCAGATTGGAGACCCGTCAGACTTCTTCAGAGCCACCATCGTAGCCGCAGTCCCACCGGGCGTGCAGATGAGCTTGTCGCCATCGATCAGGGGAGACTCAGAGATTCCCCAGACGATATTCGAAGCGGAGAACCGCTCCAGGATATTAATGGTCCAGATCAGCTGGCCGTCGTCGGACGCACAGGTGAGGTCACCGGCTGCTCCGAGTGTATAAAGCGTTCCGTTATCCCACGTGGGCGTACTGCGGGGGCCATTACCCTGCCCGTCCTGAAAAACACTGCCGTTACGAATTGCCCAGAGTTCGGAACCGGTCTTCAGGTCGAGAGCAATAATCGCTTCCTGGTCGGCCCGCGTTCCCATCGTGAAGACTTTGCCATCAGCGATACTGACTGACGAATAACCTTCTCCCAGGCCGCGGGCGGTCCAGAGCAGTTCGGGGCCCGATTCAGGCCATTGCTTCAGCAGTCCGGTCTCAGGGGAACGATTTTTCCGGTCCGGTCCCAGGAACTGCGACCAGGGAGCGTTGTCTGTGGATCCCTCCGTCCCGGGTTCATTGCTTGCCACGGTGGTCCCGGTGGGAGTGCTCGAAGGATTTGGATCATTCCGATAAATCCGCGTCGGCTGTCCTGTGGACGTTGTAAACACCGAGATGAGATCGCCAACCGCGAGCTGCGCGACCTTGGCCGATCGCTTATTGATGATCACCTTCAGATCGCGGCCGTTGACTGCAAAGACTTTTTCGTCGTCCTGAAGCGTCGACGCGACCGTGATCGAACTCTGATCCGGCGAGATCTTTGTAATCCGACCAGTGAAAGTTGCCCCACTGACGTTCTGGGCGACAACGAGGACAAAAGCGAGCTGCAAAGCGATCCAACGGAGTGCCATATCACGAGAGTCCTTGCGGGGGAAGCCGGTCCAAATCTATGATGCCGAGTGGCATATAGGGAAATTGTGCCGCGTACGCGAGAATCGGGAAATCGCCTTGCCGCACGCCGGTCACTATGCCGAAAGAAATTTCAAATTGCAACATCAATCTGAAAGCTCCGATGCACGAAATCGTGCATTTCGAGCGTTCAAATTTGTCCTGCTGAGGACTCGACACAATGACGCAGAGCATCTCTGAAACCCTGGCAAGCCTGGGACTGCAATTGCCGTCCGCACCGGACGCTGTCGGTGCCTACGTGCCGGTCCTGCGGTCGGGGCATCTGGTGATGACAAGCGGCCAGTTGCCGACGATCGGCAAGGAAGTCGCCTTCCAGGGCCAGGTGGGGCACGACCTGACGCGCGAAGATGGTCGGAATGCCGCGGAGGTCGCCTGCCTGAACGCTCTGGCGCAGATCGCCAAAGAGGTCGGTGGTCTGGAGAACGTGAAGCGGGTGGTCCGGCTCGAAGGATTCGTGCAGTCAGCAGCCGGCTTTTATGACCAGCCTTACGTGATGAACGGAGCTTCGGAGCTGCTGCTCAAGTTGTTTGGCGATGCCGGCAAGCACACGCGTTTCGCGATCGGGTGTAATACCCTGCCGCTCAACGCTGCGGTTGAGCTGGCTCTGTGGGCCGAAGTCTAAAGCGCTTCAGTCCCACGAAGTTTGTATTCCGAGGGTGTGTATTCTGAAAGTGTCCAACAACGGGGATTCGACGGATCTCAAGCGAAATCGGCACGTCGTTAATGCCAACGACGCGCCGGTTGATGCCGTCTCCTGTTGGGGACGAGGCGAGGATGCGAAGCGCAGACTTCGCCAGAAGTGATTACTTCTTATGGCGGATCTTTGCTCGCATACGTCTTTTCTTGCGCCCGATCTTTCGACGTCCTTTACCTGTCTTCTTCGTACCCATGCAGGAAATTTCCTCTTTCTTTGTCTACTGGTGAATTGCTGATCGACGATCGACAGGGAGAGAAGCTATCAGATCCTTGATAGTTATGCAAACTCAGCCCGGTCCGTCGAAAATGTTTCCCTCGAACCAGAATCTCTGACTTGTTGAAACAGGCTTGCGGCCAGTTCAATCTCGTATACTATTAACCGTGACGATTCGCACATAGCTGGGCCGGCGTGCTGACATCTCACGAAGCGTCAAAATTTAAGTTAAAGTGATTTGATCCCTATTTCGGGGAGCGGGAGCGGTATGACAGTGCTCACATCTTCAGCCAGTGCGGCGGGGACGAACCCACGCCTTGGACAAACGGTCTTCATCGTCGACGATAATGAGAGTGTCCGGCTTTCACTCTCTTACCTTCTTCAATCGGTCCATCTGAACGTGAAAACGTTCGCTTCGGCGAAAGAATTTCTGGAATATGTCGACCCGCACTCCGATGGCTGTGCGATTGTCGACATTCTCATGCCGGAAATGAGCGGGACCGAGTTGCTGCGGGAATTGCTCAAACGGAAAGTTCTGTTTCCCATCATCATGCTGACCGCACACGCCGACGTGCCAGTCGCGGTTGAGTCGATGCGACTGGGTGCCTTCGACTTTCTGCAGAAGAGTTGCAGTGAGCAGGAACTGATGGATTGCGTGCTGCACGCTCTGCAGGAAAGCCACGCGCTGCATACCAATGTCCATAACGAGCTTGAAGTCCGTAAGCTCATGGCGGGACTTTCTCCGCGTGAAGCCGAAGTGACCGAGCATGTGATCACGGGCCAGACGAGTCGGGAGATCGCCGCAACTCTGGGGATTTCTCAGAAAACGGTCGATACCCATCGCGCCAACGTGATGAAGAAACTCAAGGTCAGCAATGTAGCGGAGTTAATCCGTAAAGTTGTTATGGTTCGCCAGGACTCCAGAACCTCTGACCAGTAACCGTCTCACCGGACCCGACGATCGACTCGATGAATCGCTTCCGCTGGCGTAATCTTCTGCTCACGGAGACTTTCGCGGAAGCGTTTTCCGTGACAGGTACGCGAATCCTGGTCACGGCGGAGACCGAACGCTGGGTTGAGATCGCCGCCCGGGAAGTGACCGGTTACGGGACGAGCGTGATCTCCTGCGATGCCGAAGCGGGGCTCGATCAGATGCTCTGTCCCGAGGAGACTCCCGACGGCCGTCCGGGAGCCGCGTTGATGTTCTTTACCTTCAACCGCGATGCTCTGGCCAAAGCGATGATCAGCCGCGTCGGGCAATGTCTGCTCACCTGCCCGACCACAGCCGTGTTCAACGGGGTCGATCTTTCAGACGAAGAACCGAAGTTCATCGATCTGGGAAATCAACTCCGGTACTTCGGCGACGGCTTCCAGGCGTCCAAAGTTATCGGCGATCGTCGTTACTGGCGGATCCCGGTTATGGATGGAGAGTTTCTCTGTGAAGATCGCATCGAGAGCTTTCGCGGCGTCGCTGGCGGGAATGTTCTGATCGGCGGTGAGACACAAGCTGCTGCACTGCGGGCGGCTGAATCCGCGACGGATGCCATGCGGGAATGTCCGCAGGTAATTCTCCCCTTCCCCGGCGGCATCGTGCGGAGTGGAAGCAAGGTTGGCTCGCGGTACAAAGCCCTGAGAGCCAGTACTTATGATGCTTACTGTCCGACTCTGAAAGCGCGAACCGAGACCTGTCTGCTGCCGGAAACTTCTGCGGTCTACGAGATCGTCATTGATGGGCGGTCCGCCGATCATGTGGGTGCGGCGATGCGGGCGGGACTGGATGCGCTCTCTGAGTGCGACGGCGTTACAGAGGTTTCTGCCGGAAATTACGGGGGGAAACTGGGGAAGCATCACTTCCACCTGCGAGCTCTGACGGAGGAAACTGCCACGGCGAGTCGATAAGATGGCTTCTTTCGCCCATGACTGACAGTAACTTCCGAAGCTCCATCGTATGAACGACGCCACCGCCGACGTATCTCCCCCTCTTGCTGTTCCGGGGACCGCTGCCGTTACACGCTGGGAGAAACTTGCTGTTCTCCTGTTAATCCTGATCAATATCGGTTTGATGCTGGCCCGTCTCAGTTCGGCCGATGCGCTCGGGAGTGCGAACGACCGCTCGCGCTGGTGCACCGTCTGGTCGCTGGCGGCTCGTGGGACCTACACCATCGACGAAGTGATACTGTTTCCCGGCTGGGACACGATCGACAAAGTGCGGCACGAGGGGAACTTCTATTCCACCAAACCGCCGCTCTATCCGACGATGCTGGCCGGACTCTACTGGAGTATTCACCGCGTCACCGGGTGGAGCC is part of the Rubinisphaera margarita genome and encodes:
- a CDS encoding PQQ-binding-like beta-propeller repeat protein, with product MALRWIALQLAFVLVVAQNVSGATFTGRITKISPDQSSITVASTLQDDEKVFAVNGRDLKVIINKRSAKVAQLAVGDLISVFTTSTGQPTRIYRNDPNPSSTPTGTTVASNEPGTEGSTDNAPWSQFLGPDRKNRSPETGLLKQWPESGPELLWTARGLGEGYSSVSIADGKVFTMGTRADQEAIIALDLKTGSELWAIRNGSVFQDGQGNGPRSTPTWDNGTLYTLGAAGDLTCASDDGQLIWTINILERFSASNIVWGISESPLIDGDKLICTPGGTAATMVALKKSDGSPIWQCRVPQNPKAGYASAIVADLRGRKQYVNFCHSGLFAVDASSGQALWGDDNAANDTANCSSPIELDESIFYASGYGTGGALLDFSGNITKPKLAYKTEKMKNHHGGMVELDGYIYGANDNILTCLNAQTGTPTWQERLSGNGKGAITYADGCLYFRSERGPMYLISANPNAFEQLGQFDQPERSGKNAWARPVVADGKLFLRDQDLLLCYKIAE
- a CDS encoding RidA family protein, coding for MTQSISETLASLGLQLPSAPDAVGAYVPVLRSGHLVMTSGQLPTIGKEVAFQGQVGHDLTREDGRNAAEVACLNALAQIAKEVGGLENVKRVVRLEGFVQSAAGFYDQPYVMNGASELLLKLFGDAGKHTRFAIGCNTLPLNAAVELALWAEV
- a CDS encoding response regulator transcription factor yields the protein MTVLTSSASAAGTNPRLGQTVFIVDDNESVRLSLSYLLQSVHLNVKTFASAKEFLEYVDPHSDGCAIVDILMPEMSGTELLRELLKRKVLFPIIMLTAHADVPVAVESMRLGAFDFLQKSCSEQELMDCVLHALQESHALHTNVHNELEVRKLMAGLSPREAEVTEHVITGQTSREIAATLGISQKTVDTHRANVMKKLKVSNVAELIRKVVMVRQDSRTSDQ
- the fhcD gene encoding formylmethanofuran--tetrahydromethanopterin N-formyltransferase; translation: MNRFRWRNLLLTETFAEAFSVTGTRILVTAETERWVEIAAREVTGYGTSVISCDAEAGLDQMLCPEETPDGRPGAALMFFTFNRDALAKAMISRVGQCLLTCPTTAVFNGVDLSDEEPKFIDLGNQLRYFGDGFQASKVIGDRRYWRIPVMDGEFLCEDRIESFRGVAGGNVLIGGETQAAALRAAESATDAMRECPQVILPFPGGIVRSGSKVGSRYKALRASTYDAYCPTLKARTETCLLPETSAVYEIVIDGRSADHVGAAMRAGLDALSECDGVTEVSAGNYGGKLGKHHFHLRALTEETATASR